The segment agtcactctagaagCTATGTGTAAATACAtgccccaagtaaccaaaagttcgaataatggtgtctaacaaggtttaaacagctttatgtatatcaatctataacttgctaagcagcgtcacttttaagtaattaaccgaactttcaagctgtcttgggtccactgcatagaacgctaagcagatTCGaattaaactgtcaaaaactaagaaaaaacaaatttagcagcacttctatgttctatttttatatttctacctaacttctatattcgttgcatttgcctgctgttgggtttgaacccgggtgctccGCGTTGCAAAtctataccgatccactgcgtcacctttgccgtatacaagcgatgtgaattttgccaatgagttgttaagtaaaagttcgttttagaacttgcagcagctttatgcagcgcgagttaattatagaacataaagtttggaaccaggcaattaactatagtagtgagataccgacagcatatgctacacaacacaacacaataatgaagagcattacattctaatttatatttgtaattagaaatgtgcgaggattaaatttattcaagtgaaataaaaataattaatctccaatagtttcagattctgctggtttgatcactagaaatataaacaaaaaagcagcacgcagaacttgttagcaaagttacttcagaacttcatgtagcatcctaatagctttgaagtatctatgaagtattcgcagcacttcttaaagcatttagttccacgtatacttgatatacactactaatcagcaagaaagctccacggaactgaatctgaactagttatgaactttcgagttcgcgtgtcaagtaatattcgaacttttggttgcttgggcgaAGCTCACaatataggcgaattcgagcaaaactaatagcaaccgttcgctacctggttgtgattattggaactacaaaaaaagtgcaattcccaaaatgcttgctggcacctatatgtaGCTCAACTTTCAAAgtaatattttactgaattaacaacagtgggaatgatgaaaatggataataaaggttagaaaatgcatttcctttcatttgatatatattgtttctgattcgggagattattagagcttcgcaagtgtatttacgtttacgaactgataggttatatgtttggttctttgcgcagatgatgctaatcacgaaaataaatccgttaacatttaaaaacacattggaatacattgaagactaaaaataattggtgattcccTATGCAGGATATGTAAATTTTACAGCTgattctatgtacttttgtttcatccggaacaaaatcaaacattaacatttttctgccatgtagttaattaattcgaatactATCACTTACCTTagcgtagataaacaaatttcttccaatatttcactATCTAACATCCTGGCAATTGAAAAGGTTCATCAGAAACtgtattttatttcagcttttttcaaaaatgtatggagtttgacagcgattttacttttcatcactttttttatgcagcgcctccaagcgggcgatagcttgtcaaaaacgcctattcaTATATTTTGTGTTTCTTCAATTTAatatatgaagatagaattaacaaaagggcgaatgtcgcaagcgtaaacaaaccgagtaagggttgattttcctatgctggtccagcaaaaaataactctcactcgttttgtttacatttgcgacattcgcccttttgttaattctatctagaaatgttTTACGCCACTTTTTCGTTAGCGACTAATATTCTCATGACTTGCCCCATCTCCCCTATGTAAAAACAAGTAATGTAAGTTAGACCCCCTCCCTGCTTCTATGCGTTACATAATTTGTATTTAATACGAAACCAGACAAAAACCGcagaaaaaatatcaacataACTTTCAAGGCGAATGCGAATAAAACTGTCAGTCAAGTCAACACTGATTGTATAATAATCAATGACGCGACTGTAATAATTTTGGACTTTGACACCTTTAATACTCTTAAATATTTATCACGTTCCGTGGTCTAATTTTTACTGCTTCGATATACAGCGATATAGATCAGTGTCAAGGTGTTATCGGTGTTGATTAAACTTGCAGGAAGATTGTAAAGTAACATACCAACAGCGATTTATTTCTGTAGAAGACCTACGTGTTTATTATAAAAGAAATAGAAAGTCGCATTAAAAGACTGAAAAATGTCTGAAAATGTTAGTCCTATCAAATATTTTCTTTCTGGAGGATTCGGTGGTATTTGCACCGTTTTAGCAGGTCATCCGCTAGATACGATAAAAGTTCGGCTACAAACCATGCCACTGCCGACTGAAGGGCAGGCACCATTGTATGCAGGAACGTTAGACTGCGCAAAGAAAACTATTCGTAATGAAGGTTTTCGTGGCTTGTACAAAGGCATGTCTGCTCCTATTGCCGGAGTAGCTCCCATTTTTGCTATGAGTTTCTTTGGATTTGGAGTGGGAAAAAGACTACAGCAAAAAACTCCAGATGAAGAGCTGAATAACATCCAGCTCTTTGCGGCGGGTGCATTCTCCGGTGTATTCACAACTACAGTAATGGCGCCGGGTGAACGAATCAAATGTCTTTTACAAATCCAACAAGGCGGAAATTCGCCTCAAAAATATAATGGAATGGTGGATTGTGCTAAGCAACTCTATGCTGAAGGTGGAATCCGTAGTATTTATAAAGGATCATTCGCTACCTTGCTAAGGGACGTTCCCGCGTCAGGAATGTATTTCTTGACGTATGAGTATATAAAAAAGGCGTTAGCTCCGaagcaaaatgaaaaacaagaCGCGGCAATTGGGTTACTGGGAACAATTTTCGCTGGAGGAATGGCAGGTATCGCAAATTGGGCAATCGGAATGCCGGCCGATGTGCTTAAATCACGTTTGCAAACAGCACCAGAAGGACGCTATAAGAACGGCATTCGAGATGTGTTCAGCGAACTAATGAAACATGAGGGCCCACTGGCCCTTTACAAAGGTGTGACGCCGGTGATGTTGCGAGCTTTCCCCGCTAATGCGGCTTGTTTTATTGGTTTCGAAGTGTTTATGAATTTTCTCAATTGGATTGCCCCCAACTTATAGTCCATTGTATTACATTGTTATTTCCACGTGAAGAAATGTGCTTTAAGGTAAAGGTGTAGATGATATGCAATCATATATGAAGAACTACcatttgttttataaaaagtGAATTTATGTACTGCCTAATAAAACGTTTTctaaaaatgtaattttttataaaaaaatactttgcttttaATATTTTCTTGGCGAGATTTCAACATTTCCACGAACAAACAAGAACAAGTAGAAAAGATGCATACAATTTTTCGTGCGAAATGCTCGATATTAAATCTCATACATATATGTAATAGTGCCGATTCGGCCGAAAAAAGACCAAAACCTTACAGTTTCAAAACGTTCTGCATTACATCCGCCAAATCCTGCACCACGGCAGCATCTTCAGCTGGAACGATTTCTTCGCGTTGATATTGATCAACCAGTTCAATCAGTTTTGCCTCGCTTTCAAGAAACGGAAGCAAATGTTGGTGTAGCATGATTTCGTCTTCCAAATGTGCCCGAAAAACACAGTCTTGCCGAAATTGCTTGTCCAATAAGGACACTTCTTGTTGAAGTTCCTGTACATACTCGGCCGTATAATTTTTCTTTTGCATTAAATCTGATGGGAGCAGTACATTATCAGGAATAGTAAAGGTCGATTGATAAAGCGCGGCTAGCTCTTCCAGTTTCTGTGTACAATCTTCAAACATTTTCAATGCAGTTGGATAGCACTTGGAACGGAGTTCCATGGCCTGATCTGTAGGCATATTGCGTGCTTCAACGAATTCATCCGTGAACTCGGTTAATGATTGCTGAATAACAGTCTTTATCATAAAACGGTCTAAAAATAAAAGTACTGTTTGTTATACTCTCTGTATTATGTATCACTAATTACTTAAGACAGACTTACTTTGTTCTATAATCTCATCGGAGCTAAAGTTGAAATGTTGTAATTCATATTCCTGCTTTTCTGGattcatattttttcaactttttaacaaaaaaattgattttaattgtCCGATATCCTCTAAACATTAAAAAGCGCGTTACTCGTAAGCGTTGTTTGTTTTATGTATTCAGATTCACTTCACGATATAATTAATAACATAACTATAACAACTATAACGGTGTTATTAATTACTGGTCACTGACGGAGTAAAAGATAGGAGggctagagagccttagagagtcgcattctcgccatctgaaacaaattctagatagaattaacaaaagggcgaatgtcgcagatgtaaacaaaacgagtgagagttatattttgctggagcagcataggaaaaacaactctcactcggtttgtttacgcttgcgacattcgcccttttgttggttctatcttcaaatctggctttagttttcagaaggtcgcatgatacatgctactgttttacctgactcactgcgaatatgcgtattattgaaataaaacgtaaccatgcgctttattcgtttataacgcatatgcagttaatatcgataacaaacgattctttgtaagttgtgcttttgttattgcatttaatttgtaaaaagttgcataaataacaattcagtttcacaatacaattattgcgtactactggcacatgaaatataacgtttaagtacgttatttttggtgatcaaaattaacgatgttttcgatacaagggcgatatttttcgaaacctttcgaaccaacacgataccgcgaatacaacgcatttcgcagtgagtcaggtaacacagtagagtgactatatacagagtggcgacatgtcatcccaaaagtatgcaatgctctagcaatgcttattttctttctctttcctgcatacgggttggattggtcgtctgctcgattggaatgacactgacaaataattatcattccaattttgacattgtcgccgctctatatatagtcactctatagattatgcgacct is part of the Sabethes cyaneus chromosome 2, idSabCyanKW18_F2, whole genome shotgun sequence genome and harbors:
- the LOC128733628 gene encoding uncharacterized protein LOC128733628, giving the protein MNPEKQEYELQHFNFSSDEIIEQNRFMIKTVIQQSLTEFTDEFVEARNMPTDQAMELRSKCYPTALKMFEDCTQKLEELAALYQSTFTIPDNVLLPSDLMQKKNYTAEYVQELQQEVSLLDKQFRQDCVFRAHLEDEIMLHQHLLPFLESEAKLIELVDQYQREEIVPAEDAAVVQDLADVMQNVLKL
- the LOC128733627 gene encoding congested-like trachea protein gives rise to the protein MSENVSPIKYFLSGGFGGICTVLAGHPLDTIKVRLQTMPLPTEGQAPLYAGTLDCAKKTIRNEGFRGLYKGMSAPIAGVAPIFAMSFFGFGVGKRLQQKTPDEELNNIQLFAAGAFSGVFTTTVMAPGERIKCLLQIQQGGNSPQKYNGMVDCAKQLYAEGGIRSIYKGSFATLLRDVPASGMYFLTYEYIKKALAPKQNEKQDAAIGLLGTIFAGGMAGIANWAIGMPADVLKSRLQTAPEGRYKNGIRDVFSELMKHEGPLALYKGVTPVMLRAFPANAACFIGFEVFMNFLNWIAPNL